A genomic region of Micromonospora sp. NBC_01796 contains the following coding sequences:
- a CDS encoding MerR family transcriptional regulator codes for MDMNELYPIGDVARRTGLSVSAVRYYADAGVVTPAASTPAGHRLYDVSAIARLELVRTLRELEAGLDEIRRVLAGEATLRELAATHLALLARQEARLRSRRAVLSVILRQDSTAEQVTLMHKLVGMPDEERDRLIDEFWTEVTTGWEAPERMVEWWRAARPELPEQPTAAQLEAWIELAELVRDTEVRQAVRRELYEACTTGAGPLMTSSPMLDTLEAGAAIAQPVMDAAREQVPPDSPRGREIADQWIGWLTGIFATPDSPGMPDTPEFRIQTADHMLEGAEWDRTPPDPEDPFDRYMELVTAVNNVPPERFPYEWLAAALRASAVPTP; via the coding sequence GTGGACATGAACGAGCTGTACCCCATCGGGGATGTCGCCCGGCGGACGGGCCTGAGCGTCAGCGCCGTCCGGTACTACGCGGACGCCGGTGTCGTCACGCCGGCCGCCAGCACCCCGGCCGGCCACCGCCTGTACGACGTGTCGGCCATCGCCCGGCTGGAACTGGTACGGACGCTGCGGGAACTCGAAGCCGGCCTGGACGAGATCCGGCGGGTGCTGGCCGGCGAGGCGACACTGCGCGAGCTGGCCGCCACCCACCTGGCCCTGCTGGCACGGCAGGAGGCACGGCTGCGGAGCCGCCGCGCGGTGCTGTCGGTCATCCTCCGGCAGGACTCCACTGCCGAGCAGGTCACGCTGATGCACAAGCTGGTCGGCATGCCGGACGAGGAACGCGACCGGCTGATCGACGAGTTCTGGACCGAGGTCACCACCGGCTGGGAGGCACCGGAGCGGATGGTCGAGTGGTGGCGGGCGGCCCGCCCGGAGCTGCCCGAACAACCCACCGCGGCCCAGTTGGAGGCGTGGATCGAGCTGGCCGAACTGGTCCGGGACACCGAGGTCCGGCAGGCCGTACGCCGTGAGCTGTACGAGGCGTGCACCACCGGGGCCGGGCCGCTGATGACCTCGTCGCCGATGCTGGACACCCTGGAAGCGGGCGCGGCGATCGCCCAGCCGGTGATGGACGCGGCGCGGGAGCAGGTGCCGCCGGACTCGCCCAGGGGGCGGGAGATCGCCGACCAGTGGATCGGGTGGCTGACCGGCATCTTCGCGACCCCGGACAGCCCCGGGATGCCGGACACGCCAGAGTTCCGGATCCAGACAGCCGACCACATGCTGGAGGGCGCGGAGTGGGACCGCACCCCGCCGGACCCGGAGGACCCGTTCGACCGGTACATGGAGCTGGTCACCGCCGTGAACAACGTGCCGCCGGAGCGATTTCCGTACGAGTGGCTGGCCGCGGCCCTGCGCGCGTCCGCCGTACCGACTCCCTGA
- a CDS encoding RNA polymerase sigma factor, which translates to MTPDVEHLLRTEAPQVLGALVRRFGHFDIAEDAVQEALLVASRAWPTDGVPDNPRSWLIRIGYRRMVDLLRTDQARRRRERHAGMSELAMRDPTRQADPALETDDSLTLLLLCCHPTLSPTSQVALTLRAVGGLTTTEIAHAHGTTENTMGARISRAKQQLARAGARFTPPTDADRDSRMNAVMQVLYLIFNEGYTASTGDELTRVDLTREAIRLTRMLHDSLPDDPEVTGLLALMLLTESRRAARTDGDELVPLDEQDRTRWDPELIREGADLIDSVWRRREVGTYQLQAAIAAVHAAAASPDQTDWPQIAALYLGLERLSPTAPVRLSRVVAVAHAYGPARGLALLHDLNRSHHLDENPLTRQRERAIRAHLLEMTGDTTCAAARFREAAALTQNQVEQRYLQRRAHRLG; encoded by the coding sequence GTGACACCGGACGTCGAGCACCTGCTGCGTACCGAGGCACCGCAGGTCCTCGGTGCGCTGGTGCGGCGCTTCGGCCACTTCGACATCGCCGAGGACGCGGTACAGGAGGCACTGCTCGTCGCGAGCCGGGCGTGGCCGACGGACGGCGTGCCGGACAACCCGCGCAGCTGGCTGATCCGGATCGGGTACCGGCGGATGGTCGACCTGCTCCGCACCGATCAGGCCCGGCGCCGCCGCGAGCGGCACGCCGGCATGAGCGAGCTGGCGATGCGGGACCCGACCCGCCAGGCAGATCCCGCGCTGGAGACCGACGACAGCCTCACCCTCCTGCTGCTGTGCTGTCACCCCACGCTGAGCCCCACCTCCCAGGTGGCGCTCACGCTCCGCGCAGTCGGCGGCCTGACCACCACGGAGATCGCACACGCGCACGGGACGACCGAGAACACCATGGGCGCCCGGATCAGCCGAGCCAAGCAGCAACTGGCCCGCGCCGGAGCCAGGTTCACCCCGCCGACCGACGCCGACCGCGACAGCCGGATGAACGCCGTCATGCAGGTGCTCTACCTGATCTTCAACGAGGGCTACACCGCCTCCACCGGAGACGAACTCACCCGTGTGGACCTGACCCGCGAGGCAATCCGGCTGACCCGGATGCTCCACGACTCCCTGCCGGACGACCCGGAGGTGACCGGGCTGCTCGCCCTGATGCTGCTCACCGAGTCGCGACGCGCTGCCCGTACCGACGGCGACGAGTTGGTGCCGCTGGACGAGCAGGACCGGACACGGTGGGATCCCGAGCTGATCCGCGAGGGCGCCGACCTCATCGACAGCGTCTGGCGGCGGCGCGAGGTCGGCACGTACCAGCTACAGGCGGCGATCGCGGCCGTGCACGCCGCGGCCGCGTCGCCGGACCAGACGGACTGGCCCCAGATCGCGGCCCTGTACCTGGGACTGGAACGGCTCAGTCCGACCGCGCCGGTACGCCTGAGCCGGGTGGTCGCGGTCGCGCACGCGTACGGGCCGGCCCGAGGACTGGCCCTGCTCCACGACCTCAACCGGAGCCACCACCTGGACGAGAACCCACTGACCCGGCAACGCGAACGCGCGATCCGCGCACATCTGCTCGAAATGACCGGTGACACGACCTGCGCGGCGGCGCGGTTCCGCGAAGCAGCCGCCCTGACCCAGAACCAGGTCGAACAGCGATACCTCCAACGCCGAGCCCACCGCCTCGGCTGA
- a CDS encoding YciI family protein produces the protein MKYLLLSYTPAAAWDAATADTPSEEALAAFAAYQRFEQELIETGEFVSSEGLGHPAVSTTVRRTPTGVVATDGPFVELKEVLASFAVIDVDNQERAVEIVSRMVEVLGEPMEIRPIMGADFAT, from the coding sequence GTGAAGTATCTGCTGCTCAGCTACACGCCGGCCGCCGCCTGGGACGCCGCGACCGCCGACACCCCGTCCGAGGAGGCGCTGGCCGCGTTCGCCGCGTACCAGCGGTTCGAACAGGAGCTGATCGAGACCGGCGAGTTCGTCAGCAGCGAGGGACTCGGTCACCCGGCAGTCAGCACCACGGTCCGCAGGACACCGACCGGCGTGGTGGCGACCGACGGCCCGTTCGTCGAGCTCAAGGAGGTCCTGGCCAGCTTCGCGGTGATCGACGTGGACAACCAGGAGCGCGCCGTCGAGATCGTCTCGCGGATGGTCGAGGTGCTGGGCGAGCCGATGGAGATCCGCCCGATCATGGGCGCGGACTTCGCGACATGA
- a CDS encoding DUF998 domain-containing protein: MATVAATVPAVRRSSDRLLLAGALAGPVFFASAVTQMLTREGYDITRHPISQLATGSLGWIQITTFVLAGLGGLALAVGIRRTLTEGTGRRVLPIFVGIFGAGLVAAGVFTMDPEYGFPVGTPEGPVDEMSWHSIVHSTAAAVAFTALAVAAIALTVRHVRRRAALPAVLNGLAALILLMPMSPSHMSIQIALNGLVAFTWTTVVALSLRRSSRSA; the protein is encoded by the coding sequence ATGGCCACCGTCGCCGCCACCGTTCCCGCCGTCCGCCGTTCGTCCGACCGGCTGCTCCTCGCTGGTGCCCTTGCCGGGCCGGTCTTCTTCGCCTCGGCCGTGACGCAGATGCTCACGCGTGAGGGCTACGACATCACGCGGCACCCGATCAGCCAGTTGGCCACCGGAAGTCTCGGGTGGATCCAGATCACCACGTTCGTGCTCGCCGGCCTCGGCGGCCTGGCGCTCGCCGTCGGTATCCGACGCACGCTCACCGAGGGCACCGGCCGGCGTGTACTGCCGATCTTCGTCGGGATCTTCGGTGCCGGCCTCGTCGCGGCCGGGGTGTTCACCATGGATCCGGAGTACGGCTTCCCGGTAGGGACCCCTGAGGGGCCGGTCGACGAGATGTCCTGGCACAGCATCGTGCACTCGACGGCGGCCGCCGTCGCCTTCACCGCGTTGGCCGTCGCCGCCATCGCGCTGACCGTCCGGCACGTCCGCCGTCGGGCCGCCCTGCCGGCGGTGCTGAACGGCCTCGCCGCGCTCATCCTGCTGATGCCGATGTCGCCGAGCCACATGAGCATCCAGATCGCCCTGAACGGCCTGGTCGCCTTCACCTGGACGACGGTCGTCGCCCTCTCCCTACGCCGTTCCAGCCGGTCGGCGTAG